A DNA window from Helianthus annuus cultivar XRQ/B chromosome 15, HanXRQr2.0-SUNRISE, whole genome shotgun sequence contains the following coding sequences:
- the LOC110910375 gene encoding casein kinase 1-like protein 11 isoform X2 → MLLQGGTGIPNLKWYGAEGEYNIMVIDLLGPSLEDLFNYCNRKFSLKTVLMLADQLINRVEYMHARGFLHRDIKPDNFLMGLGRKANQVYAIDFGLAKKYRDLQTHKHIPYRENKNLTGTARYASVNTHLGVEQSRRDDLESLGYVLMYFLRGSLPWQGLRAGNKKQKYDKISEKKMLTPIEVLCKSYPSEFISYFHYCRSLRFEDKPDYSYLKRLFRDLFIREGYQFDYVFDWTMLKYPQIGATSRGRLQGGNTGINAGTSAEKPTRTSAGQDIRDRISGAVEAFSRRNLTGGARQSSRNKISDDVPSSKDVLPNSERIRSSRDGDSSKRGATAGSRPGSSVEPTEARLARHVSSSGARISTTHRVQPQPSYDTKPLGFSRTTKGGHEDQLRSFEFLSIRK, encoded by the exons ATGCTTCTCCAAGGAGGAA CCGGAATACCAAACCTTAAGTGGTATGGAGCCGAGGGAGAGTATAATATCATGGTTATCGACCTTCTTGGACCGAGCCTTGAAGACCTTTTCAATTATTGTAATAGAAAGTTTAGCTTGAAGACGGTGTTAATGCTTGCAGATCAACTA ATTAACAGAGTCGAATACATGCATGCCAGGGGGTTTCTTCATCGTGACATAAAGCCCGATAATTTTTTAATGGGCCTGGGCCGCAAAGCTAATCAG GTGTACGCCATTGATTTTGGTCTCGCGAAAAAATATAGAGATCTTCAAACTCATAAACACATACCATACAG GGAAAACAAGAATCTCACCGGCACGGCTCGTTACGCGAGTGTCAACACGCACCTTGGTGTTG AACAAAGTAGACGCGATGATCTCGAGTCTCTCGGTTATGTTCTTATGTATTTCCTTAGAGGAAGCCTTCCGTGGCAGGGACTAAGAGCGGGAAACAAGAAACAAAAGTACGATAAAATAAGCGAAAAAAAGATGCTGACTCCAATAGAG GTGTTATGTAAATCATACCCATCGGAGTTCATATCATACTTTCACTACTGTCGATCACTGAGATTCGAGGATAAACCCGACTATTCATATTTAAAGAGGCTTTTCCGAGACTTATTTATTCGTGAAG GCTATCAATTTGACTATGTATTCGATTGGACCATGTTAAAGTACCCTCAAATTGGCGCCACCTCTAGAGGACGA CTTCAAGGTGGAAACACGGGTATAAATGCTGGAACATCAGCCGAAAAGCCAACAAGAACCTCAG CGGGACAAGATATCCGCGATAGAATCTCAGGCGCAGTAGAAGCGTTTTCTAGAAGAAATTTGACAGGTGGCGCCCGACAAAGTTCACGAAACAAGATCTCCGATGATGTACCATCATCAAAAGATGTG CTGCCTAATTCTGAGAGAATCCGGTCCTCTCGAGACGGGGATTCTTCGAAACGGGGTGCCACCGCTGGCAGCAGACCCGGCTCCTCAGTGGAACCAACAGAAGCCCGATTAGCTCGTCATGTGTCGTCCAGTGGGGCCCGCATATCAACTACTCATAGAGTCCAACCACAACCGAGCTACGACACCAAACCGTTGGGATTTTCACGTACTACGAAAGGTGGCCACGAAGACCAGCTTCGCAGCTTCGAGTTCCTGTCGATTAGGAAGTGA